The Polaribacter sp. MED152 region CATAAAGACATAAAAATACAAACTACATCTAGCATGAGAGGGCCTAATGTATTGCTGCAAACAGACTCTAGAACTAAATTACTTACTGCAATAGCAAATAAAAATCCAGAACATGTGTACTTAGAAAAGTTACTTTCTTATGATATAAAAATTGACGGAAATATTGCTTCTGTTTGGACACCTTATGAGTTTTATTTTAACTCTAACTTTAGTCATTGTGGCGCAAATTCTTTTCAACTTTTTAAAGATAATTCCAAGTGGAAAATTATTTATTTGGTAGATATGAGAAGAAGAAATAACTGCCAAGCTTTAATAGAAAAAAAATAAGTTATATTTGATTTTTTC contains the following coding sequences:
- a CDS encoding nuclear transport factor 2 family protein — translated: MQKSIVFIIVLVFSITLNAQDNSAQNDVKLVIDTFFEGLHKGDSTLMASTLHKDIKIQTTSSMRGPNVLLQTDSRTKLLTAIANKNPEHVYLEKLLSYDIKIDGNIASVWTPYEFYFNSNFSHCGANSFQLFKDNSKWKIIYLVDMRRRNNCQALIEKK